A portion of the Oreochromis niloticus isolate F11D_XX linkage group LG10, O_niloticus_UMD_NMBU, whole genome shotgun sequence genome contains these proteins:
- the LOC100690413 gene encoding transcriptional regulator ATRX isoform X2, with translation MSAVTLSNSSSKLNVLVNKLHEYLANSTEDSSGTAKVEDADGLTNRCCSTLTEAGADGKYSRRKPSVVMKHSGLDESGDSNASEDLVLGPVNANGHLDITRLPKGTVLVRPEAVDNGRDDFRGPEFRSRKSSVMRKEFSRRRGGVEHIGIVSCTACGRQVNHFRRDSLYRHPVLKVLICKSCYNYYSSDDISKDCDGMDEQCRWCAEGGNLICCDFCSNAFCKKCILRNLGRKELSGILESKWYCYVCSPEPLFDLVMACDSVLENMERLWQQQRKRSRVDPGKSEIFNMLPHSPQNISLDKWDHTGMDGNVVFNYSMLQISKDITKKAKHLVDSTNTLNQTFVNFIHTVTQNKPTLGVRTRYLNSFLEVVKGLRKSLAALEDSLKEEFSDLDVSSSWEKLLSDHFDGLVTEAEIEIDMPDDRCLSDLQKLAAEHLDDNDSDSKGFADGSLQDCPGKEMVSGSHKARQRTQKIGLKSTESGVDMTKKLVVQLTPVAMEQEPSSAPPKTEEGKKDKKSKEKHVSEDEETSGSKMSNDNSSASLYLEEEQGNRRSPRVKTTPLRRPSDVKTKTSLSVGDSDSDSDAEEAPNKVPAKKNEEQSLSRTRDDSDSDEVPAALLERAAMTQSSDEPQSDEDGGKASPNKVAKKCLFWLNKNTPISPEKIRQKRKILDRTPEADSSNRRVKAHRESGTDSSSDEQDSQKKMKHLNTLRSIGKPHLVKRGEEGVARKRSRIQGEDAKTKSRQEAMDSSTSSSEDEHDDDSGSDGSDQKMKPITEDVALLGAAAFHQSSGDEEQFGPSWAAEDDDDPENRIAKKLLLAQIKSDYSSGDDISSDEETQEAESDSLSDKEIKRGNDDNGTDEDGEDVTEDSSDNNFDEPISRHHLLRHKLTLDEGTSNDKDAPKSKEGKRERKRGARKENQSYSESEADSDELDEDAGMSEELSESGDEAGEDGLKKAKTKVKDKLHDYEKKTQEAYILLSDSSSEKTDQEDAPEEASENKVTPKGRKKIRRIIEDENLRAETQEALREEEERCKRLANRDQQMEDRREIIVIEDELSQVVCPVTTKLVLDQDEETKKPLVQVHRNLVTILKPHQVDGVQFIWDSCCESVKKANSSPGSGCVLAHCMGLGKTLQVVTFLHTVLLSTELKFRTALVVCPLNTILNWVSEFKKWQNNMGEDKVKVTELATMKHTLGRLRALQRWQRDGGVMIMGYDMYRILSLDCKINNDEWKEEFYRTLVDPGPDFVVCDEGHILRNDGSNISKAMNAIKTQRRVVLTGTPLQNNLVEYHCMVNFIKKNLLGSLGEFRNRFINPIENGQCADSTPKDVRIMKKRAHVLHSVLGGCIQRRDYSELRQFLPPKYEYVLAVRVSPLQYNLYRYYLDHFTGVSSLHNSKKMRPGANLFKDFQVLGRIWTHPWCLQLSYLSKLKKKSKGKAADLPKNAETPMTEAEGWCEGMKENEGQEGNNTHSSTVIIDDFKVVQTVEAVETAPIRLKPPSPDERWYKDLLSERDAKILEHSGKMVLLFEILRMAEELEDKVIVFSQSLISLDLIEDFLADSHRARDPSAFKAGSWVKNVDYYRFDGSTSATLRKKWADEFNNPENVRGRLFLISTKAGSLGINLVAANRVIIFDASWNPSYDIQSIYRVYRFGQLKQVFVYRFLAQGTMEEKIYDRQVTKQSLSFRVVDQQQIERHFTFHELTELYTFEPDLLNDPNSKKSKRPASVLPLDTVLAQLLEDCKDHIVTYHEHESLLDHKQDEELSEAERKAAWDEYEAESHPASVPETSHQDDLDLKTNEQLLELLNKSRTTVSLTFMALQKMRIHTVEEYMFLMRQQYPQLPEAEVKSKAEVWRQYDLKRQEHLHAFYRDALGQQQTLTFRIQSILNSRRNDATQMTVKQPGQT, from the exons CAACTCTAGCAGCAAGCTAAATGTATTGGTCAACAAACTTCATGAATACTTGGCTAATTCCACTGAGGACAGCAGTGGCACAGCAAAAGTTGAGGATGCTGATG GTTTGACAAACAGGTGCTGTTCTACTTTGACAGAG GCTGGTGCTGATGGCAAGTACTCGAGGCG AAAGCCCTCAGTTGTCATGAAGCACTCTGGATTGGATGAATCTGGGGACTCAAATGCAAGTGAGGACTTGGTTCTTGGACCAGTTAATGCAAATGGTCACCTTGATATCACTAGATTGCCTAAAG GCACTGTGCTGGTCAGGCCTGAAGCAGTCGACAATGGCAGAGATGATTTCAGGGGCCCGGAGTTTCGCAGCCGGAAATCAAGCGTAATGCGGAAAGAGTTTTCAAGAAGACGTGGAG GAGTTGAACACATTGGAATTGTGAGTTGCACTGCGTGTGGCCGACAAGTTAACCACTTCCGGAGGGATTCCTTGTATCGCCATCCAGTTTTGAAAGTCCTTATATGCAAG TCTTGCTACAACTATTACTCAAGTGATGACATCAGCAAGGATTGTGACGGGATGGATGAGCAGTGCAG ATGGTGTGCTGAAGGAGGCAACTTGATCTGCTGCGATTTCTGTAGCAATGCTTTCTGTAAGAAGTGCATTTTAAGAAATCTGGGAAGGAAGGAACTGTCGGGCATCTTGGAGAGCAAATGGTACTGCTATGTGTGTAGCCCAGAACCTCTTTTTGACCTGGTCATGGCTTGTGACAGTGTCCTTGAGAACATGGAACGTTTGTGGCAACAGCAGCGCAAGAGGAGTCGAGTCGATCCGGGGAAGTCTGAGATTTTCAACATGTTGCCACACTCACCTCAAAACATTTCGCTGGATAAATGGGATCACACTGGTATGGATGGAAATGTGGTGTTCAACTACAGCATGCTGCAGATTTCCAAGGACATTACCAAAAAGGCCAAACATTTAGTGGACTCAACAAATACCTTAAACCAAACTTTTGTCAATTTCATTCATACTGTGacacaaaacaaaccaacactTGGTGTTCGCACTAGGTACCTGAACTCATTTTTGGAAGTAGTTAAAGGCTTGAGGAAATCCCTAGCAGCACTGGAGGATAGCCTTAAGGAAGAATTCAGTGATTTGGATGTATCGAGCAGTTGGGAAAAACTGCTTAGCGACCACTTTGATGGACTCGTAACAGAAGCAGAAATAGAGATAGACATGCCTGATGACAGGTGCTTGAGTGACTTGCAGAAATTGGCAGCTGAACATTTAGACGATAACGACTCTGACTCCAAGGGCTTTGCAGATGGGAGTCTACAAGACTGTCCTGGCAAGGAGATGGTTTCAGGTTCACATAAAGCCAGACAGAGAACACAAAAGATTGGCCTGAAATCTACTGAAAGCGGCGTTGACATGACTAAAAAACTAGTAGTACAACTTACACCTGTAGCTATGGAGCAGGAGCCGTCATCTGCGCCCCCCAAAACTGAGGAGGGAAAGAAAGATAAGAAGTCAAAGGAAAAACATGTATCAGAAGATGAAGAAACAAGTGGTAGCAAGATGAGCAATGACAACTCCAGTGCATCTCTGTATCTAGAAGAAGAACAGGGCAATAGACGTTCTCCTCGGGTGAAGACAACCCCTTTGCGCCGACCAAGTGATGTGAAAACCAAAACCTCTCTTTCAGTAGGAGACAGTGACAGCGACTCTGACGCTGAAGAGGCCCCCAACAAAGTGCCTGCTAAAAAAAACGAAGAGCAAAGTCTGAGCAGGACAAGAGACGACTCAGATTCAGATGAAGTCCCTGCTGCTCTGCTTGAGCGAGCAGCGATGACACAAAGTTCCGATGAACCCCAGAGTGATGAGGATGGTGGTAAAGCGTCGCCAAATAAAGTGGCGAAAAAATGTCTCTTCTGGCTTAATAAGAACACTCCAATCTCACCAGAGAAGATTAGGCAGAAGCGCAAGATACTGGATCGCACCCCTGAGGCCGACTCAAGTAACAGAAGAGTCAAAGCTCACCGTGAAAGTGGGACGGACTCCTCTAGCGACGAGCAAGACTcgcaaaagaaaatgaaacactTAAATACGCTGAGGTCAATAGGGAAGCCTCATCTTGtcaagagaggagaggagggtgTGGCTAGAAAGCGGAGTAGGATACAAGGTGAGGACGCTAAGACTAAATCTCGTCAGGAAGCAATGGATTCATCGACCTCATCAAGTGAAGACGAACATGACGATGACTCTGGAAGCGATGGAAGTGATCAGAAGATGAAGCCAATCACAGAAGATGTGGCCTTATTAGGAGCAGCTGCATTCCACCAATCGTCAG GAGATGAGGAGCAGTTTGGGCCCTCATGGGCAGCAGAAGATGACGATGATCCAGAAAATAG AATCGCTAAGAAATTGCTATTGGCCCAAATTAAATCCGACTACTCCTCGGGTGATGATATCTCTTCAGATGAAGAAACACAAGAGGCTGAATCTGATTCACTGAGTGACAAGGAGATCAAACGAGGCAATGACGATAATGGAACAGATGAAGATG GGGAAGACGTAACCGAAGATTCATCTGACAACAACTTTGATGAGCCCATCTCCAGGCACCACCTCCTCCGTCACAAACTTACCTTAGATGAGGGAACATCAAATGACAAGGATGCACCGAAGAGCAAAGAGGGAAAACGGGAGCGCAAAAGAGGAGCCAGGAAAGAAAATCAGAGCT ACAGTGAAAGTGAGGCCGACAGCGATGAGCTGGATGAAGATGCTGGGATGAGCGAGGAGCTGAGCGAGTCGGGTGATGAGGCTGGTGAAGATGGGCTCAAAAA AGCAAAAACAAAGGTGAAGGATAAGCTTCATGATTacgaaaagaaaacacaagaggCTTACATTTTGTTGTCTGACTCCAGCAGTGAAAAG ACCGATCAAGAGGATGCACCTGAGGAGGCCAGCGAAAATAAAGTCACCCCGAAAGGACGCAAAAAGATTCGCAGAATTATTGAAGATGAAAACCTTCGTGCTGAGACCCAGGAAGccctgagagaggaggaggagagatgcAAACGTTTGGCAAATAGGGATCAACAGATGGAGGACAGGAGAGAG ATCATTGTCATAGAGGATGAGCTGTCTCAAGTGGTGTGTCCCGTCACAACCAAGCTGGTCCTGGATCAGGATGAGGAGACCAAGAAGCCTCTCGTTCAGGTGCACAGAAACCTGGTCACAATACTGAAGCCTCACCAAGTGGACG GCGTCCAGTTTATTTGGGATAGTTGTTGTGAGTCTGTGAAGAAGGCCAACTCCTCTCCTGGATCAGGCTGTGTACTGGCACACTGCATGGGCCTCGGAAAGACTCTGCAG GTGGTAACGTTCCTCCACACAGTGTTGCTGTCAACAGAACTGAAATTTAGAACCGCTTTGGTTGTGTGTCCGCTTAATACCATCCTCAACTGGGTCAGTGAGTTCAAGAAATGGCAAAACAACATGGGGGAAGATAAAGTCAAG GTGACAGAACTGGCTACAATGAAACATACCTTAGGTCGACTCAGAGCTCTGCAGAGGTGGCAGAGAGACGGAGGTGTGATGATAATGGGGTATGACATGTACCGCATCCTGTCATTAGACTGTAAAATCAACAACGACGAGTGGAAGGAGGAGTTTTATCGCACACTTGTGGATCCAG gtccCGACTTTGTGGTTTGTGATGAGGGGCACATCTTGCGTAATGATGGCTCTAATATCTCCAAAGCTATGAAtgccatcaaaactcaaagaaGAGTGGTGCTGACTGGCACGCCACTGCAGAACAACCTCGTTGAGT ACCACTGCATGGTCAATTTCATCAAGAAGAACCTTCTGGGGTCACTGGGCGAATTCAGAAACCGCTTCATCAACCCCATAGAGAACGGCCAGTGCGCTGACTCCACCCCGAAAGATGTCCGAATCATGAAGAAGCGAGCACATGTACTGCATTCAGTACTGGGCGGATGCATACAG AGAAGAGATTACTCGGAGCTTCGACAGTTTCTGCCTCCGAAGTATGAGTATGTGCTGGCAGTGAGGGTTTCCCCACTTCAGTATAATCTATACCGATACTACCTTGACCATTTCACAG GTGTAAGCTCCTTACATAACAGCAAAAAGATGAGGCCTGGAGCAAACCTGTTCAAGGACTTTCAGGTCCTCGGCCGAATTTGGACTCATCCGTGGTGCCTTCAGCTCAGCTACCTGAGCAAATTAAAAAAG aaGAGTAAAGGTAAAGCAGCAGATCTGCCCAAGAATGCAGAGACCCCTATGACTGAGGCTGAGGG ctggtgtGAAGGAATGAAAGAGAACGAAGGACAAGAAGGGAATAACActcacagcagcacagtgatTATTGATGATTTCAAAGTTGTCCAAACAGTGGAAG CAGTCGAGACCGCACCCATCAGGTTGAAGCCTCCGAGTCCCGATGAGCGCTGGTACAAGGATCTTCTCTCTGAAAGAGATGCCAAAATCCTGGAGCACTCAGGGAAGATGGTGCTCTTGTTTGAGATCCTGAGAATGGCTGAAGAACTGGAGGATAAAgt GATTGTGTTCAGTCAGTCGCTGATCTCATTAGACCTGATTGAGGATTTTCTTGCGGATTCTCACCGTGCCAGAGACCCATCAGCATTCAAAG CGGGCAGCTGGGTTAAAAATGTTGATTATTACCGCTTTGATGGTTCCACCAGTGCTACACTGAGGAAGAAGTGGGCAGATGAGTTTAACAATCCTGAAAATGTCCG CGGCCGATTGTTCCTCATCTCAACAAAAGCTGGCTCACTTGGCATCAACCTGGTGGCTGCTAACAGGGTGATCATCTTTGATGCTTCATGGAATCCCTCGTATGACATCCAGAGCATTTACAGAGTGTACCGCTTTGGTCAGCTGAAACAAGTGTTTGTGTACCGCTTCTTGGCCCAG GGCACCATGGAGGAGAAAATTTATGATCGTCAGGTGACCAAGCAGTCGCTGTCCTTCCGAGTAGTAGATCAGCAGCAGATTGAGAGACACTTCACCTTTCATGAGCTGACTGAACTTTACACATTCGAGCCAGACCTGCTCAACGATCCAAACTCTAAGAAAAGCAAGAGACCGGCTTCTGTGTTGCCACTG GATACAGTTCTGGCACAGCTGTTAGAAGACTGCAAAGACCACATAGTGACTTACCATGAGCACGAATCCCTGCTGGACCATAAACAAGACGAGGAGCTCAGTGAGGCAGAACGGAAAGCTGCTTGGGATGAGTATGAAGCTGAG TCACACCCAGCCAGTGTTCCAGAGACCTCTCACCAAGATGATTTGGATTTAAAGACCAATGAGCAGCTATTG GAACTGCTTAACAAAAGCAGAACAACTGTTTCACTGACCTTCATGGCACTGCAGAAAATGAGGATTCACACTGTTGAGGAATACATGTTTCTAATG CGGCAGCAGTACCCCCAGTTACCTGAGGCCGAGGTAAAGAGCAAAGCTGAGGTCTGGAGACAATACGATCTGAAGAGGCAGGAGCATTTACATGCTTTTTATCGAGACGCTCTTGGACAGCAACAAACG CTCACATTCAGAATACAAAGCATACTGAACAGTCGAAGAAATGATGCGACTCAGATGACTGTGAAGCAGCCTGGACAGACTTGA